From the genome of Streptomyces sp. V1I1, one region includes:
- a CDS encoding branched-chain amino acid ABC transporter permease, with translation MHELPQQLVNGLLLGSMYGLVAIGYTMVYGIVQLINFAHGEIFMTGGFGALTVWLILPTGTTMWLALPLMLVGAIIVATTIAVGAERFAYRPLRTAPRLAPLITAIGLSLALQQAVWAWYPEAKSSRTFPEIPGGPFHLGSVTIQTGDIFLLIAAPICMAILAFFVMKTRTGRGMQATAQDPDTAKLMGINTDRIIVVAFALGAAFAAVGAVAYGLKYGEVNFRMGFILGLKAFTAAVLGGIGNIYGAMLGGLALGIAETMATAYINDIPGMQQLGGQSWADVWAFVLLIVVLLVRPQGLLGERVADRA, from the coding sequence GTGCACGAACTGCCGCAACAGCTGGTCAACGGCCTGCTACTGGGATCCATGTACGGGCTCGTCGCCATCGGCTACACGATGGTTTATGGCATTGTCCAGCTCATCAACTTCGCCCATGGCGAGATCTTCATGACCGGAGGGTTCGGGGCCCTCACGGTCTGGCTCATCCTTCCCACCGGCACCACCATGTGGCTGGCCCTGCCACTCATGCTGGTCGGCGCGATCATCGTCGCCACCACCATCGCGGTCGGCGCGGAACGCTTCGCGTACCGGCCACTGCGCACCGCACCCCGCCTCGCCCCACTCATCACCGCCATCGGCCTCTCCCTGGCTCTCCAGCAGGCGGTGTGGGCCTGGTACCCCGAGGCGAAGTCCTCCCGCACCTTCCCCGAAATCCCCGGTGGCCCCTTCCACCTCGGCAGCGTCACCATCCAGACCGGTGACATCTTCCTGCTGATCGCCGCTCCCATCTGCATGGCGATCCTCGCGTTCTTCGTCATGAAGACCCGCACCGGACGCGGTATGCAGGCCACCGCCCAGGATCCGGACACGGCCAAGCTCATGGGCATCAACACCGACCGCATCATCGTGGTCGCGTTCGCCCTCGGCGCCGCGTTCGCCGCCGTCGGAGCCGTCGCGTACGGCCTCAAGTACGGCGAAGTGAACTTCCGCATGGGCTTCATCCTCGGCCTCAAGGCGTTCACCGCAGCCGTCCTCGGCGGCATCGGCAACATCTACGGCGCCATGCTGGGCGGTCTCGCCCTGGGCATCGCCGAAACCATGGCCACGGCCTACATCAACGACATCCCCGGCATGCAGCAGCTCGGCGGCCAGTCCTGGGCCGACGTCTGGGCCTTCGTACTTCTCATCGTCGTGCTCCTCGTCAGGCCACAAGGCCTCCTCGGCGAGCGCGTCGCGGACAGGGCGTGA